The Onychomys torridus chromosome 4, mOncTor1.1, whole genome shotgun sequence DNA window gaactcaaggtgcctttacctgatgagccattttACTAGcctgattattttaatttgttgttaattttttgtttggcTCCCAGTtagtgggactgtttgggaaggattggggggggggcttgctgGAGtggatgtgaccttgttggaagaggtgtggcctgtcattgaggagggctttgaggtttcaaaggtcATTGTCAAGGCCAGTCTTGGTCCTTCTCTTCCCAAAACTTGCATAttatgtgaactctcagcttctgctccagcaccatgccttcctgccacCAAGATTCCCACCACGGtgatcatggactcaccttctgaaactgtaaggaagcctcaattaaatgctttcttttaaaagttgccttggccatagtGTCTCCTCACAATAACTGAGAGAACCCCTAACtccaacatttttcctttttgagacagggtctcatgtagcctgggctggctatGGATTTACTCTGTGGCCAAGGATAATACTGACTttacaatcctcttgcctctatctcccaagtgctgaggttacacaTATTGGCAACCACACAGATCGAacacagggctttgtgtgtgctaggtaagcattctatcaactgagATACAGTCCTGAGTGCATTCTTAATATTATTTAGCCATTGGCTAAATAATTAACATATACAAACCTACCACCTGCCCCAAGAACCAAACCTTTACAAATAACGCAAACAAAGTGAATTTCTTTTAtctctcttcagcctcctctcaACGGGAACTACTACTGTCCttgattttgttctttcattacctgcagaggcaggaggatcacaaaggAAGAAATGGCTCCAACAATTCCTCCTGATGTTGATGCCAGTGCTAACCCTTCCCTAAATGTGGACTGGACCCAATGATGTGCTTCTAATAAGCAGAATATAGAAATGTGTTGAGATGTCACTTCTATGATTACATCAGATGATTGTAATTTCCGTCTTGctacccatttttatttttaaatctctgatgatgtgtatgtgtgtgagtatgcacacatgtgcagatgcCTTCAGTGGCCAGAggtatctgatcccctggaacaggcaattgtgagttctggtcctcttaaccactgaaccttaGCTCTGGCcctttaactttttaattaattagttgagACGGGGTTCAAaatatagccctgactggccttgaacttgacatgtagaccagactggccttgacctcacagaaatcagattgcctctgcctcccaagtgctgggattaaaggcgtgcaccaccatgactgGTTTGCTAGCCCACTATTTTCTTCCTCACTTGCTGGCTTTGGTAAAATAagggggccagtgagatagctcagtggataaaggcatttgccacaacCCAAGTTGTGATGTgtaggtcagaaaacaacttgtgaaagtcaattttctccttccactatgtggactcgggttctcacacacacacacacacacacacacacgcatgcactcgcgcacacacacactgtggcatacatatgcacatttacataaatgtaaaatgcaaatttaaaaaattttaaagtaagctACTATACTGGAAATGGTCAAAATGGTCAAGGAAATTAGAACAGTCATAAGCCAACAATTATCAACCCTGAAGCCCAACCACCTACAAGGGACTGATCTGTTAACGGTGTGCCTCCTTCTCCAGTTGAGTTTAAGCCTGAGTATGAGATCACAGTTCTCCCTGATACCTTGGGCCTTAACCTTGTAAGCATCCTGGAAGCTGAAGATCCAGTTGAGTCATGCTCATATTTGACCCTTAAAAACTGCTGTGTGAgttctttctgtacgctgtgaatatgtgttgccctgattggttgataaataaagctgccttgGCCCACGGCAGCGCAGATAATTCAGACTGCAGACGAGATGAAGGAAGATGGAGTCGGGGGAGACGCCAGCCctccacccaaggagcaacaagatgccagcacacCAGTCatgcaacatacagattaatagaaatgggttgatttaagttataagagctagctagcaagaagcctgacccataggccatacagtttgtaagtaatataaacctctgtgtgtttacttgggaccaagcagttGTGGGATGCAGGAAGGAGAGATTTGCCCAATCACtaggctgggcaggactggagaaacttctggctacaaaaaacaaacccaaaagtcAAATCATGTGTTGATTTAAGCCTTTGCATTGGTAGTAATTTGTTACACAGTAATAGATAATACAAgttccttttaattctttttctttttagatttattttaagcttatgtatatgtctgtgcatcacatgtggggctggtgcctatggaggtcagaagaaggtgttggagcccttggaactggagtgatgAAGAggtgtgaattgccatgtgggtgctgggaattgaacccaggtcctctgcaagagcaacaaatgctcttcaCAGCGGAGCCCGTCTCAGTTTCAGGTCTGTATGATTGTTGTGGTGTGTCTCCCAGAATATAGGGCACAAGAGTTTCTCCCATGCAATATGCTGAATGCATGCCTGTGAATGGAATTGCCATACCTTGGGATTTACAAAAATATTCAGCATTATTATCAGTCAGCAAATCATTAGATGAAAGTCATGCCATGGCCAGGTTGTCTTGGTCAGGGTGTCAAGTGACGTGGAGCCACCGTCCATAGAATTGAGATCAGTGTGTGGACAGGGTTGAGAGTCATACAGCAAGCTAATTTGCGAGGGTCTGCGGGCAAGGTTGGGAACATGAGTGGCCATACTTGGTGAAAATCTGCAGCTTGGGTTTGGACAAGATTGGAAGACTCCAGAGAGGGAGGCGAGAGGGGTCACCTGGTGCTAGAAGCAGACTGTCACACTTCACAAAATCTGCCCACGGGCAGTATTGACATCTAATCCAAAACATGAGACCCATCCTGCGTGCATAGGGTCTTTAAGAGGACAGCTAGGTGAAAGGGATAAAGGGCAAGGCAGGAACTCGCTGCCTTTGGGACCCATACAGgcaggggggggggaagaaagacAGGCACAAGGAAGAACGCACAACACTACCTTTAATAGAGACAACTCTGCCCTGTCTTCCCCAGGCACTCCTTATATCGCACTATGAGAGGAGGGCTGTTGCACAGCTCGATGCCTCTCTTAATCCTGACTTCTTCATTCAGCTCCTTATCCCTTCCTCTCCAGCTGCTGTGGTCTCCAGCCCTGAGATGGGTCCCATGTAAACACCCAGGAGGGGCAAGAGAATCCCTTAGCTTCCGGGGATAGCTTCTCGCGTGTCTGAGGCCGTGGAGAATTAGCACGGATGGAGACGAGGCTATCCTCCGAGCTGACAAGGAGCGAACCAGAGGACCGCCTCTCCAGGCCCAGCGCCGGGAGCTTCAAAGTGGACACGGTTTGGGAGGTCGTGCTGTGTGTCCGTACAGGTTTTCTGGGCTGTGGAAAGTGGTCTTTTCTCCTAGCCCGGATGGAGTGTAAGGAGGAGGATCAATCCCAGGCCTCGGCTTCGAGCACCCCCACATTCGCCCGAACCCTCCGCAGCCGGGCGCCGCAGCTGCAGGGGGCGCCAGTGAGCAGCTCGCTCTGCCCTCCCAGTCCTGCGTCCGCAGGCGAGTGGGTAGGTCGCGGCGTCTGGGCTCCGGCGGGTACTGGGAAGCCCCGCGCAGCCCAGGCACCGCTCACCGCTGCTTGCGCTCGGCTTGCTGGAGCCTCCGGGAGAGATCATCGATGCGCACGTTCTTGAGTTGGAGCAGGTGTTCCAGACGCTTCACCTTCATCTGCAGGACCTGGGTGGGGGTGCAGAGACATCAAGCCTGGAGGCCTGATGCCCTGCCAGTGTTTTGCCCCTGCAGACTTCAAGCTGCCCCCTAAGGCCTCAGTGTCACCTCCTCACCTGCACTGTCTCTTGAGAGGCCAACAGCTCCTGCTCCTTTTCAGCGATCTGAAGGACGAAGCTCGGATCGCCCTGCAGCGCCTGGTTATACCCAGGGGGTAGAGGCGCCAGCGGCCGGCCCCCTCTGCAGTAAGTAGTAGCTTAGCGGAGGCCTGGATGTCAGACCCTGCAATTCTCTTCTAGTACCCGCGACCAGGCCTTCCCTTTTCGCCTTCTCATCACCTCCCCAACAACCAGGGCACTGCCACACTAGTCTGTGTGGGTAAGTCACCCAGCCTGGTGAGTTCAGAACTCTCAACTTTACCTGGACTGCTCTCCTCCCAGGGCTGTGGCACCGTCTCCTCGAGTCTTCTGGGACAAACCTAAGACAACGCAAGTGGAGGAGTGACCTTGCTGGAATCccattctcctgtctcccccGACCCTAAAATCATTTAAAGGGACATGGGGGAAAGCTTTCCTGAGATGTGGGAAAGCCACCTTACCCATATCCATGTAGCCACTGCCATCCTGAGGAGCCAGCTCCTGAAAGAACGGATGTGGTCTCCTATTAGCTTGGGCTCATCTGTCTCCAAAAAGCCCTATTCCCCTCCCACAATCCTGCGGGCCAGGTTCTCTTAGTTAGGCACTCCTCTCCACTGCCTGGGGAGCACCCCTCGGGCCCCAAACAGCAGGCTCAAGCAGCAGCACCTGTAAGGAGGCAGCGGCCAGCTTCTGGCGCCTCTGCCGCTCCTCCAGGCGCTGCCTTAGCGGAATGAGCACCAGCTCCACTACCCCGGGGGAACACTGCGCAATCTTCCGCATCACATCGTCGGGGACCGAGAAGTTCAGCTTGTTCAGCACCTTTCTGGGGAGTGAATACGAGAAGGGTGGAGTGGGTCCTGGGGAAACGAATGGAGAGCAATGGGAAGGAAGTGGACATAGCCCCGGGGGACGCGATGGGCAGGCATCTGGACCTTCTCTGCTTGAGTGTGCCAATTTCCTCGTTTCCATCCcagtaaaataattatttgattttattactaaATGGATTCTGTTgtgtctccctctcccccacaagCAGTCTTAACCTGCCTATCAAGACCATAGGAGGTTTCTTGTTGTCTTGcctttattatcatcatcatcatcatcatcatcatcatcatcatcatcatcttgttTTGCATTGCTAGGGACCAACCCAGGGATTCTACTactaagccacatccccagtctaAGTCATAGGAAGTTGAGGCTGGAGCAGCCCCTCCTGGGAAGTGGGCAGGGACTGCAGAGTTTACTTCCACATCCAGGGGTTCTACTACCTGTTCAGGGTACCCCAGTTGCTGAGCTTCTGCTGGAGAGAGTTGGCAGGGACATAATTGTGCATCTCCACCATCTTGGGGAAGTAAAACTTGATCAGCTCTGCAACCAGGACTGAGGGAGTAGGGTTGGGAACAGACAAGAAAGGCAGGGATGTGGGtcggggaggaggggtggggagggaagaagggaaggttGATAGAGAGGAGACAAAGAAAGCAAGATCAATGGTCAGATCAAGATCCTACATTCCTCAAAGAAAAATCTTCCTTATTATTAGCTCAGGGCACAGATAAACTGAGAGTCTCCAAGAGGGCCCTACAGGAGTCAGCAGCCTTATCCTAGGAATtcaaaaggacagagagagaaagagtgtgtgtgtgtgtgtgtgtgtgtgtgtgtgtgtgtgtgcgcgcgtgtgtgtgtctCAGGAGAATCACAGATTTACATAAGCAGAAAGACAAGCTCCTTCTACTGCATTGGTAGGATAGCACAGTTGGTAGCATGCACGTATAACATGTATGAAGCACTGctctcaatccccagcaccatataaacaggctgtggtagcacatgcctgtagtcctatcacacagaaggcaggaaaatagtgagttctgggctacatagcaaccATGTGTCTCAAAAATGTCCCTTTACAGGTATATATAGGGCTAGGGCAGAATGTAtagacacacagaataaataaatgccagACACATACGGCGCACACATAGAGCACACCAACATAgaaatcacatatacacatagccTCCTCAAttatacacatagaaataaagacattctACCTACGAAACTATGCATTTCTTAAATACGGGAGCCTtacctgaaaataaaacaaaacaagcacacaatcacacacacaccaaaaaaaaaaaaaaaaacacatacacattcaagacAGAACATGTCAACACAAAAGAACACAAGGTAGCaatgtaactcagttggtggCATGCTTGCATAGCATTCCTAATGCCCTAGGTTTGACTCCCTAgcaccacattaaaaacaaacaccaggagtggtagtggtgcatgcttataaccTCAGAATTGGGGAGACAAACAAGAATGTAGTAGAGGCAAGAGAGGCAGAAATTCaagtccatctctctctctctctctctctctctctctctctctttctctctctctctctcttacacacacacacacacacacacacacacacacacacacacacacacgacagactACAGAACACGGAAATATGAGCAAGCATAGGTTCAAAAATACATACCCAGATACCAGACACACCACTTAGTCCTTAAAGCCCCTGAActgaagacacacagacacactctaTGCACACAAAGGTATAATGGACATACATTGTTCACACACGAACAGAAGAAACATGCAAGTGCACTCTTCCACAATCACGTCCCAAAACACAGATCCCACCCCGCCCCACTCTACAAACACACATAACAAAAACAATTGCATACACACAAATCCATTACACATACATAAagacagaacattttaaaatacacagcaACACACACCTCCGTCACTGAAGTCCCGGGAGAGGTTTCTCTTGGGTCGGGACAGAGGGATGTTGTCTACCCACAGGTACAGCTGGTGCAGAGCCTCCTCATCCACGCCGCTTGCCATTGGCTCCTGGGCAAGGCCTCACCGTTCCCCACAGAGCCCAACGCCAGCCCCAAGACCCTTCAAGTGCCTCCTCTCGCCACTCAGATCAACAACGTTTACTTCCCTACTCGGCAGACTCAAATCCCATCTGGGAGCAGCCATATTGTTTTCCGAAACCATAGCAACTGTCGCTACTTGCCTGGAAACAGAGActtctgggagttgtagttttTCCATATTACCTTCCCCAGGGCCCCAGCTTTGAAAAGGCAGTTATCGGTACTTAACTTCCTTTCTCCCCAAAAAGGCATCACCTGTCTGCCCACACCACTTGCTGACCCATCACTGACCCATTCTAGGCTTTGCCGAAACCAACTATGTCCTCAGAAGCCATTCCCCTTCTTTGCCATTTAATTGTCAGTCCTGAAGGAAGCATCTCCACACGTCAGcgtcaggggagggggaggggcgttCTGCTAATCTGATACCTACGGACTCTGTGGTAAGTTGTCTATTTTTGaataattgctttatttttgtatgtgtttggatgtttcacctgtatgtgtatctgtgtaccacgtgtgttCTTGAGTCCTGCAGGACaggtgttggatccccctggaactggagttacagatggttgtgagccaccatataggtgctggggaccaaacctgggtcctctggtagcacagccagtgatcttaaccactaaaccatctctcctgcccctaagCTGTTTAACAGTGCTTCCTCACTAGCTCCCTCCCCAAAGCTCTGTAGACCTAGGGTCACTGCCATTTCCTCACTCCAGCAATGTATCCTACTGGGACATTTAATTTGTAACCCAGATTCCCAGGGAGAGCAGCTCAAGGCCATTTTCTTGGGCAAGGTCATTTAATTCCTTTACCCTATTTCCTCCTTTGTGAAACAGACAGTTCTCATCTACTTGGTGCAATCTACTTGGTAAGAAATTtacaaaatggggaaaaaagTATAAGCGGCCTGTAATTGTATGGGGATTGGAGATAAGAAGTCAGCTGTATATAGGAAAGCAAGAGCTTTAACAGACACCATCATACCCATCATCTTCTTCTACTCTATGATGGACTGAAAACTGATTTCTGCAACCAGGAGGGTTAGGAACATAGGTCCCTCCTTAATGAAGGAATACAAAGTACTAAAGGAATACTTCTAGAGCCTGCCTGAAGAGAAAGTTTGCTTCCAACAGGCTAATGGTGTGGCTTTGGGCACATTACTGAACTTCTCTGCCTATCTGTCGTGGGTTTTGTTACCTCATAAGGGCATCTGAGTGTTTGACACCTAGCACAAAAAAATGGACCCTATTAGCATCAGCTTGTGTTAAACACTGGGACCAGTAAAAGAGCTTCTTGTGGCAGGAGACAGATCAGAGTGATCTGCCTTGGTACTTGAGTTAAAAGACCTGTCCAGGGGCATCTAGAGAAAAGGTCACTGCACCCTCCAACTTACTCCAGAGCAGGCCCAGACTTTCTGGTCTCCTCCTCCAAAGTTCCAATTAGAGAAAGGGGTAGATGCCAAATGAAATCCCAAGTCCTTTGCTTGACTTTGTTTCAAAACTTTCAAGGGTGGGGGGGGAGTGTGGCTCAGCATGAGGCTCTTGCCTAGGTTGCTATTGGCTGAGTGCATCCCTACCTCagtacaaatataaaaaaaaacttacattaaaaaaaacaaacaaacaagaacaactaATTTTCAAGGCTTGGAGATAATCTCCTAGTGTCAGAAACACAAAAGGCCCAAACATTTATGGCCAGTCTTTTTGGAAAGAACCACACCCAGGTCAAACAAGGCACAATGGATGACTTGgacatcccccacccccttacATTCCAGTGTTGGGAGAACTTGGTGGCTAGGGTATGTTAGGGGTTGGGAAATTACCAGAGGTAATATGCCAGCCCGAAGAAAGGTAGGAAAACCGGTTTGGGACTCAGAGTTACCTACCCTATGCAGGTCTTTCCTTGGCTGGAACCTTCGGGCCCCAGTAAGGGAGAGCcatgaggggaggggctgggctctGAAAGAAGGACATGCCCTCACCTTTGGACTGGAGTGGGGGAGTGGCCCTGCACAATGAGCTACCAATTCATGGGAGTGCAATGTTTCCTAGTAACTTCACCTTCCTGTCACTGTCCTCAAAGGTGAAGACTAGCAGACTTGAAAATGCCAATCCCTTGAACTACTTAAAGAACTCCCTATGAAGATAAAACAAGGGTGCCTTGTATGCCTCTCCATCTCCAACCTGGCCCACAGCAGTCCCAACACTTTATCATTCTCATCTACCCCGGCAAGAACTTTAACTAGCTTCGGTGGATTGGTCATCAGGTGCACAAGGCCTGACCTGCCCCTTCAGACTCCTGGCTCCCTCTCTACTGGTCCAGGACCCGAGCTTCTCACTAACACCAAAGGAGCTTAAGGCTAGGGTTCCTGGAGTCTATCAAAAGATATAACACTAAAGACCCTCCCTCCTCAGAATTCTCAAACATTTATGCGGGTGTCACTGCCTGCCATTCACCCCAGTCACGGCCATTTGCTCAAACTTTGCTTCCATGTCCCACTACAACAGGAACCAAGGGGAACCTGGAAAGGATGTGTCCCCCAAGACAGACGCAAGCCCAGACCATGAAGGATGCATCCTTGGCTGTTAAAACATTCACTCCCACAAAAGGGGAGTGGACAGATTTATTGAATTCAAACTGGGAAGGGAGCACCTGGATGGCTGGACTCTGGGCCCAGCCCCAGGCCCCTCTGCCCAGGATGGGGGCCTGCAGAGGATGAGGCACAAGGCCTGCAGCTGCCCAGATTGGAGGTGCCTGCTGTCACTCCCCAAGAGGGCCTCTTGGGGATCTCCAATCTGGAAAGAAAACCAAGGGCCAAAGACTGGGCCAGAGAAAGGGAATTAGGGAGGTggaaagcaggcagaggcaggctaagtTACACTGTGCTTCTTCAGGCAGCCTAGAGGTGCAGGAGGGGGCGGGGGGAAGCTAGTTTTGTGGGCGCCTAGGCTGGACCTTCCTCTGGAGCCCTTTCCAGAATGGCTTTGGGATCCCCCCCACCAAAGACCTGGTTGGGTGGCAAAGGGAGAGGCACTCTCTGGCCAAGAGCTTCCAGGGCCTGtccctggctgctgctgtggtCTAGCCCACTGATGGCATGGTGTGGTAGCACCGGACAGCTCCCCACCTACCCAGTGCCCTGAGCCCAGGGACTAATAGGGAGGAAACAGGATTCTGAGAAAGAGGCAATAGCAGAGAGGCAGACCTCAGCCCCTGGGTCTGTCTCAGGGCCAGGCGAAGCATTACTGAAGGCCCGGGGACTCCTCCAGCCATCTCCAGCAGCTGCCAGAGTTCTCTGCCTTGGGCAGGTGCTGCCCATCTGGGCTGGAGCACAGCTAGGTCCAGCAGCTCAGCTTTGATGTCCAAGACCCCGAACTCCCGCCTGCCTGGCGTGGTTCTTCCTAGTCACATGGACCAGATCATGTTCCAAGTGTAGGATATGACTCTGAACACGGTCATCAATGGGAAAGGAGGTCAGGTACCTCTTGACCATGGCAAAGTAGGCCATGGCCTCCCCAAAGCTGGGTACAGGGACCTCATCAccatcctcatcatcatcctcatcttcttcatcttcctcatcctcctcttcatcttcctcctcttcatcactGTCTGAGTCAGAGTCCTCGCCACCTTCCAGGAAATGGAGGGTGGGACACTGGGCCTCTTCCTGGACACTGTAACCCCCAAAACCACCACTGGCCTCCACTACTCCCTGGGCCCAGTCTTCAGCCTCTAAACCCTCAGAGgagctttcttcctcctcttcctcctcctcctcctcttcatcactGTCATCGACCTCACCCTCctcttctacctcctcttcctctcccacctcttctccttcccctccttcttcctcctccccttcttcttcctcttcctcctcctcctcttccccttcaccctcttcttcttcttcctcctcctcctcttcttcctcctcctcttcctctccctcactCTTGAAGGAAGTGGTAATAGTGGCATTAAGGCCACCTCCAAAACCGGCCTCGCGAAAACAAGTTGCTATGTCCGAGGGCTCCACCGCTTGCCAGGCCGCAGCCACAAAGTGTAGGGCCTCCACTAGGCCCAGCTGCAGGCCTGAGGGATCCTGACCCTCGAGTGCCGCCATGGCCTTGAGCAACATAGCCTGGCGGTAGTGGCCCTTCACCTGTTGGACCACTCCTCGCTCCAATGGATGCACGGTGCCAGGAGGGAAGAAGGCCAGCTGCACGTGCCGCAGGCCCGACGTGTCCAAGGACTGGGCAGCCAGACGGCCGGCCAGCAGAAGGACCCGACGAGATTCTGCAGCCATTCGGGTGTCCAGCGCTTTCAAGTACTTAGCCAGGGCCTGGGTGGTGACTCCACCCTTAGAGTTGGCAGTGTAGTCGCAGGGCAGACCACCTTGGCCTGCTCGGGGCTTGGCGGACTTGCCTGCCACCAGCGGGGGAAGCTTCTCGCTGCCATCAGCGTTGGCGCACAGCAAAACGCTAAGGCGCTGGGTGGCCTGGCGAGCCGGTCCGTCACCTCCCCACAGCCCCGAGGCCTGGTCGGACAGAAAGTCGTACCACAGGCTGGTCTCGGTGGCGCTGAACACGTCCTGCGAGGCGTAGCCCTCGGCCACCGACGGCGGCTGCTCCTCCCGCGTGCGCCAGCCTGGTGTACTGCCCCCGCTGCCCTCCGAGGGCACCGCGGCTGGGCCGGCAGGTGCCGCTGGGGCCCGGGGGGTAGAGCTTCGCGCCCGGGAGCGGGTCACGCCGCTGCAGGCCACTACACCGTGGCGCCGGCGGAAGCGATCCAGCCAGCCGTTGGAAGCCGTGAAGTCGTCCATGCCCAGTTCCTCCGCTATCCGTAGCGCCTTCTCTTTCAGGATGATGCCCTTGACCGGCAGGCCCGCGGCGCGGATCTGCTGGAACCAAGCGATGAGAAGCCCCTCCAGCTTGTCGTACGGGGACAGCTTGTTGGTTTTGCGGCAGGTGGAGGCCACTCCGTACTTGCGCTCCGACGCCAGGATGGCGCGCTTGTTCTTCAGGATGGTGCTCAGCGTGGACGGCGGGATGTTGAAGCGCCGCGCGATCTCGCCCTTGCGTAGGTCCGGGttctcctccacctcctggaTGATCCGCGACTTCTCCCGGAACGTCAGCTGCCGCCGCTTGGGGCCCATCCCGGCGCGCCCTCCGCCCCGGGGCCCGGCACCGCCGTCGCCGCCCCGGGGCGGGGGGCCCGGGCCCGCGGCGGGGGGCACCTGGCGGCCTCTCCGCGCGCCCCGCCCGAGACAAAGCGGCTCGCGGGGCGGCGGCGGGCGGTGGCAAGCGGCGCGGGCGGCGCGGGCGGCAGGACGTGCCCAGCGGGGAGCGCGGCGCGGCGCGGGGCGGAGCGCGCGCGGGATCTCGCGGGAAGCGCGGGGACGCTGGGCGCCGCCTCCCCTACCCCGCGACGCTGCCCCGACCCGCCGCCGGGGGCGCTGAGGTCCGGACCGTGCGCCTCGGCCACGCGCGGGAAAGGTCATCTGCGGAGACAAAACGCACAGACACCTGGACAGTGGCACAAAGGACGTTTTGATGCTCTCGCTTCTGCTCTTTGCTCCAGACGCGGCCAGCTGGCATCAGGCTGCTTAGACTGCGTTTTAACTGGCTGGCGTCAAGCGATTAGGATTTTCACTGTGTGTAAACACCACTGCCTATATGCTTCTTTTTAAGTAATTGtctttatgcatgtgtatgaatgcctgtgtgtatgcacac harbors:
- the Spef1 gene encoding sperm flagellar protein 1, with product MASGVDEEALHQLYLWVDNIPLSRPKRNLSRDFSDGVLVAELIKFYFPKMVEMHNYVPANSLQQKLSNWGTLNRKVLNKLNFSVPDDVMRKIAQCSPGVVELVLIPLRQRLEERQRRQKLAAASLQELAPQDGSGYMDMGLSQKTRGDGATALGGEQSRGGRPLAPLPPGYNQALQGDPSFVLQIAEKEQELLASQETVQVLQMKVKRLEHLLQLKNVRIDDLSRRLQQAERKQR
- the Cenpb gene encoding major centromere autoantigen B, whose product is MGPKRRQLTFREKSRIIQEVEENPDLRKGEIARRFNIPPSTLSTILKNKRAILASERKYGVASTCRKTNKLSPYDKLEGLLIAWFQQIRAAGLPVKGIILKEKALRIAEELGMDDFTASNGWLDRFRRRHGVVACSGVTRSRARSSTPRAPAAPAGPAAVPSEGSGGSTPGWRTREEQPPSVAEGYASQDVFSATETSLWYDFLSDQASGLWGGDGPARQATQRLSVLLCANADGSEKLPPLVAGKSAKPRAGQGGLPCDYTANSKGGVTTQALAKYLKALDTRMAAESRRVLLLAGRLAAQSLDTSGLRHVQLAFFPPGTVHPLERGVVQQVKGHYRQAMLLKAMAALEGQDPSGLQLGLVEALHFVAAAWQAVEPSDIATCFREAGFGGGLNATITTSFKSEGEEEEEEEEEEEEEEEEGEGEEEEEEEEEEGEEEEGGEGEEVGEEEEVEEEGEVDDSDEEEEEEEEEEESSSEGLEAEDWAQGVVEASGGFGGYSVQEEAQCPTLHFLEGGEDSDSDSDEEEEDEEEDEEDEEDEDDDEDGDEVPVPSFGEAMAYFAMVKRYLTSFPIDDRVQSHILHLEHDLVHVTRKNHARQAGVRGLGHQS